One Deltaproteobacteria bacterium genomic window carries:
- a CDS encoding DUF432 domain-containing protein: protein MHVAKLVWGQHSIPKDKQRAWALGDLSVFLKSVDGEVWIAHVYGNDVESDKSASGLAWTRWAVKKEMESVQLVPAFPDRAVVVKTERPLRLQAGAQVRVLVNIPLWVVIKSSSKDGAILTEVPSVIPFSTWFGSSTEGELCYFLWSSFSRQLTAEADYSHCAICPLQIKNASSAELLVKQICLRVKWLSLYEYQGRLWSSEMKISFRGLNDASQVSIVGGPPLETPSGEVINTSREFPKRGLFIPTFSELS, encoded by the coding sequence ATGCATGTAGCTAAACTTGTATGGGGCCAGCACAGCATACCTAAAGACAAGCAGAGAGCCTGGGCTTTGGGGGATCTGAGCGTGTTTCTTAAGTCTGTAGATGGGGAAGTGTGGATTGCTCATGTATACGGCAACGATGTTGAGTCAGATAAATCTGCGTCTGGACTCGCGTGGACGCGTTGGGCAGTAAAAAAGGAAATGGAATCTGTTCAGCTCGTTCCCGCGTTTCCCGACAGGGCGGTTGTCGTGAAAACAGAGAGGCCGTTAAGATTGCAAGCTGGTGCTCAGGTGCGCGTGCTTGTAAATATTCCCTTGTGGGTTGTTATAAAATCGTCAAGCAAGGATGGGGCTATATTAACCGAAGTGCCTTCAGTGATTCCTTTCTCGACTTGGTTTGGTTCTTCTACAGAGGGGGAGTTGTGTTATTTTTTGTGGTCGAGTTTTAGTAGGCAGTTAACTGCTGAAGCCGATTACTCGCACTGTGCAATTTGCCCTTTGCAGATAAAGAACGCGTCTAGTGCAGAGCTATTAGTAAAACAAATTTGTCTGCGAGTTAAGTGGCTTTCACTATACGAATATCAGGGACGTTTATGGTCAAGCGAAATGAAGATTTCGTTTAGGGGGTTAAATGATGCTAGCCAAGTTAGTATTGTCGGCGGCCCACCTTTAGAAACTCCAAGTGGTGAAGTGATTAACACTTCTCGAGAGTTTCCGAAACGTGGACTGTTTATACCTACGTTTTCTGAATTGTCATAA
- a CDS encoding mechanosensitive ion channel family protein — protein sequence MSDLLTSFFALFSAKALLSFFSVVFLLSIGIPLSFYFGNTTHRFVSRRFSPQQGMIAAKVVQYGLIALVVIAVLHQLGFSLTPLLGAAGIVGIAVGFASQTSISNVISGIFLLAEEAFKVGDTITIENVTGIVLSVDILSVKIRTFDNRYIRIPNETVIKSPVINITKFPIRRIDIKIPISYRADLKRVREVLLSLAKNNPYCLQEPEPLVIFKEFSASSIDLLFAIWTHGDHYLALNNSIKEEIRERFDQEGIEIPFSPISLYAGSDPKPIPVNAGSSVA from the coding sequence ATGAGTGATTTATTGACCTCGTTTTTCGCCTTGTTTTCGGCCAAAGCGTTGTTGTCTTTTTTTTCTGTCGTATTTCTTCTTTCAATCGGGATACCTCTTAGTTTTTATTTTGGAAACACCACGCACAGATTTGTATCGCGTAGGTTTTCTCCACAGCAGGGTATGATTGCTGCTAAGGTCGTGCAGTATGGACTCATTGCTCTAGTTGTAATAGCTGTGCTGCATCAACTGGGCTTTAGTCTTACTCCTCTCCTTGGTGCTGCCGGCATAGTTGGTATTGCGGTTGGTTTTGCTTCGCAAACTAGCATTTCGAATGTGATAAGTGGAATATTCTTGCTGGCAGAAGAGGCATTTAAAGTGGGCGATACTATTACAATTGAGAACGTTACGGGTATCGTGCTTTCGGTGGACATTTTGTCCGTAAAAATTCGCACTTTTGATAATCGCTACATTCGCATACCCAATGAGACGGTGATCAAGAGCCCCGTTATTAACATTACGAAGTTTCCCATCCGTAGAATTGATATAAAAATCCCCATTTCTTATAGGGCGGATCTAAAGAGAGTAAGAGAAGTGCTGCTGAGTCTTGCCAAAAACAATCCGTACTGTTTGCAGGAACCTGAACCCCTGGTTATTTTTAAGGAATTTTCTGCTTCGTCAATTGACCTACTCTTTGCCATTTGGACACATGGGGATCATTATCTTGCCCTCAATAACTCGATAAAGGAAGAAATTAGGGAACGCTTTGACCAAGAAGGAATCGAAATTCCCTTCTCCCCTATCTCCCTTTATGCGGGAAGCGATCCAAAACCTATACCGGTTAATGCGGGTTCGAGTGTTGCTTAA
- a CDS encoding YbhB/YbcL family Raf kinase inhibitor-like protein — TCQGQDISPPLKWEGAPAETKSFVLIIDDPDAPDPKAPKMVWDHWIVYNIPASVSSFGEGITQLPEGAMEGLNSWKKTNYGGPCPPIGRHRYFHKIFALDVILEDLNSPTKKQLETSMKNHILSSAVLMGTYQKK; from the coding sequence ACCTGCCAAGGGCAGGATATATCGCCTCCACTTAAATGGGAAGGCGCTCCGGCGGAAACAAAGAGTTTTGTTCTGATAATTGACGATCCCGATGCACCAGATCCGAAAGCCCCCAAAATGGTATGGGATCACTGGATTGTTTATAATATTCCTGCCTCGGTAAGTAGTTTTGGGGAAGGAATTACTCAGTTGCCAGAGGGCGCAATGGAAGGCTTAAATAGCTGGAAAAAAACCAATTATGGCGGCCCCTGCCCTCCCATTGGCCGGCATCGCTACTTTCACAAGATCTTTGCTTTGGACGTCATTCTGGAGGATCTGAACTCACCGACAAAAAAACAGCTAGAAACTTCAATGAAAAATCACATTCTTTCATCCGCAGTTTTAATGGGGACGTATCAAAAGAAATAG